From a region of the Drosophila virilis strain 15010-1051.87 chromosome 3, Dvir_AGI_RSII-ME, whole genome shotgun sequence genome:
- the yellow-g2 gene encoding protein yellow produces MRFFFAHWLGLLLAICIAPRIAFGQGTKYGLWTPDRAHSDTQPIQWTGGQFEFPCASTKSLFKSSGKYIAKNVIATRAQLIGDTIYLALPRYRKGVPATLVKTNVLPGTCSTTFKPYPCWDLQEEGNCKALQSVVDLVVDQNEVLWVLDTGIVNTLETPVRKCAPKVVAMSVKTGKVLKTVSLEGLTSSTSRLQYLVVDYAPDGGCFIYVSDAANRAIIVYNLQADRGFRVVLPKAVSAGCRSRDVLYIALIRRDCGSTELYFTYLSTSKLFSLKSEYLRSGVADGRILDLGKKPSRMVIIGTDNGSAIFFRNEGDAEVYRWDTNSTFAEANFKPVYRSQTCQLVTHAVPDYKRNTMRVLQSNFPDYMQNRIGCGAIQQLNHMQGCW; encoded by the exons ATGCGTTTCTTTTTTGCCCACTGGCTGGGGCTGCTCCTGGCCATTTGTATTGCACCACGCATCGCATTTGGTCAGGGCACCAAGTACGGACTGTGGACGCCGGATCGCGCACACTCCGATACACAGCCCATACAATGGACGGGCGGGCAGTTCGAGTTTCCCTGTGCCAGCACCAAGTCTCTATTCAAGAGCTCCGGCAAGTACATAGCCAAGAATGTGATTGCCACGCGTGCCCAGCTGATTGGGGACACCATTTACTTGGCGCTGCCGCGTTATCGCAAGGGTGTGCCGGCGACGCTGGTGAAGACCAATGTGCTGCCGGGCACCTGTTCCACGACCTTCAAACCATATCCCTGCTGGGATCTGCAGGAGGAGGGCAACTGCAAGGCCTTGCAATCCGTTGTTGATCTGGTGGTAGATCAAAATGAGGTGCTCTGGGTGCTGGACACGGGCATTGTAAACACCTTGGAGACGCCGGTGCGCAAATGTGCGCCCAAAGTGGTGGCCATGTCCGTAAAAACTGGCAAAGTGCTGAAAACAGTCTCGCTGGAGGGCCTCACCTCGAGCACCTCCCGTCTACAGTATCTGGTGGTAGATTACGCGCCCGATGGCGGCTGCTTCATCTATGTCAGTGATGCGGCCAATCGTGCGATAATCGTTTATAATCTGCAAGCGGATCGCGGCTTTCGTGTGGTGCTGCCCAAGGCCGTATCCGCTGGCTGTCGTTCCCGGGATGTGCTCTACATAGCGCTAATACGCCGCGACTGCGGCTCCACAGAGCTGTATTTCACCTATCTGAGCACCAGCAAACTCTTCTCCCTGAAATCCGAATACCTGCGCAGCGGTGTGGCCGATGGACGCATTTTGG ATCTGGGCAAAAAACCGAGTCGCATGGTCATCATTGGCACGGACAATGGCTCGGCCATATTCTTCCGCAACGAGGGCGACGCGGAGGTCTATCGCTGGGACACCAACTCCACGTTCGCGGAGGCCAACTTCAAACCCGTTTATCGCAGCCAGACATGCCAGCTGGTTACCCATGCGGTGCCCGATTACAAACGGAATACGATGCGGGTGCTGCAGAGCAATTTTCCGgattatatgcaaaatcgtatcGGATGCGGGGCCATACAGCAGCTCAACCATATGCAGGGCTGTTGGTAG